In Solobacterium moorei, a single genomic region encodes these proteins:
- a CDS encoding phosphatidate cytidylyltransferase — MSKMKLKTIVAVVIILVVAPPLYFGGNLLQALLILVSALGSLEIASLTDQKKHWFLSLMTLAAVMTMYYINRSMFPAILAVWVIVLFVTELLRENESSDLTAYTLLMSILLGLGLRCISVIYQDGAKTGFLTIIFVLIGCFFCDTGAYLSGSLFGKHKLIPHVSPNKTVEGAIGGYLVGAIGALLWGLLVTTYIPRELVITASLIIPAVAQIGDLSFSSIKRRFGIKDFSNILPGHGGIFDRIDSLIFCLMAFNGLMILWGI, encoded by the coding sequence ATGTCTAAAATGAAATTGAAAACAATCGTTGCGGTTGTGATTATTCTTGTTGTAGCACCACCGCTCTATTTTGGTGGAAATCTATTACAAGCGCTTTTGATTCTTGTTAGTGCGTTAGGTTCTCTTGAGATTGCGTCTTTAACGGACCAAAAGAAACACTGGTTCTTATCTTTGATGACATTAGCTGCCGTGATGACAATGTACTACATCAATCGTTCAATGTTTCCAGCCATCCTTGCAGTTTGGGTAATCGTATTATTTGTTACAGAATTGCTACGTGAAAATGAAAGTAGTGATTTAACAGCGTATACATTATTGATGTCTATCTTATTAGGATTAGGTCTACGTTGCATCTCAGTCATTTATCAAGACGGCGCCAAAACAGGATTTTTAACAATTATCTTTGTATTAATTGGTTGTTTCTTTTGTGATACGGGTGCCTATCTTTCTGGTTCACTCTTTGGAAAGCATAAGTTAATTCCTCATGTTTCACCAAATAAAACCGTGGAAGGTGCGATTGGTGGATATCTTGTTGGTGCGATTGGTGCTTTATTATGGGGACTACTAGTTACTACGTATATTCCAAGAGAACTTGTGATTACTGCTAGTTTGATTATTCCTGCAGTTGCACAGATTGGTGACTTAAGTTTCTCATCAATTAAACGTAGATTTGGTATAAAAGATTTCTCAAATATCTTACCTGGACATGGTGGTATCTTTGATCGAATTGACTCACTCATCTTCTGCTTGATGGCATTTAATGGTTTGATGATCTTATGGGGTATCTAA
- the rseP gene encoding RIP metalloprotease RseP — MTAVLFIVLLSIIVTIHEFGHFLVAKAFGVYCFEFSIGMGPAIFTRKGKETQFSIRALPIGGYVAMAGETEGDEAYPNVKVPEGRRITDQKPWKKICIMLAGVAMNFLLAWVIFSMFLLNTGTFTKSSEPVIATVLENSPAERAGLQAGDRIIKVVKEDGSSIEPKTFLEFQAFNGDNKGTETFTILRDGQTLTIEVTPTYNKETDSYMFGISAKAGEQVKINLLNCWYYGLVEMQVITSMTIQALLNLVRGKGLNQLSGPVGIYQATATYASLGFGAYMMLVAQISLNVGIFNLLPLPVLDGGQVVITVLEWITRRHFNEKLKTAIMIICWLLLISVMIFATWNDISKLFIK; from the coding sequence ATGACAGCAGTTTTATTTATCGTATTACTTTCCATTATTGTAACGATTCACGAATTCGGACATTTCTTAGTTGCCAAGGCATTTGGTGTCTATTGTTTTGAATTCTCAATCGGTATGGGACCAGCTATATTTACACGGAAGGGAAAAGAGACACAGTTCTCTATCCGTGCATTACCTATCGGTGGTTATGTTGCAATGGCAGGAGAAACCGAGGGTGATGAAGCATATCCTAATGTAAAGGTTCCTGAGGGAAGAAGAATTACAGATCAAAAACCGTGGAAGAAGATCTGTATCATGCTTGCAGGTGTCGCAATGAACTTTCTACTTGCATGGGTAATCTTTTCCATGTTCTTGTTAAATACTGGAACATTTACAAAATCAAGTGAGCCAGTTATCGCTACCGTCTTAGAAAATAGCCCGGCTGAACGAGCAGGCTTGCAAGCTGGAGATCGTATCATTAAAGTTGTTAAAGAAGATGGATCATCCATTGAGCCGAAGACATTCTTAGAATTTCAAGCGTTCAACGGTGATAATAAGGGTACAGAAACCTTTACTATCCTACGAGATGGTCAAACATTAACCATTGAGGTTACACCAACCTACAACAAAGAAACAGACAGCTATATGTTTGGTATCAGTGCGAAAGCAGGAGAACAGGTAAAGATTAATCTCTTGAACTGTTGGTATTATGGTTTGGTTGAGATGCAGGTTATTACATCAATGACAATTCAGGCACTACTAAACCTTGTACGAGGTAAGGGCTTGAACCAATTATCTGGTCCTGTTGGAATCTATCAAGCCACTGCCACTTATGCAAGTCTTGGCTTTGGTGCCTATATGATGTTAGTAGCACAAATTAGCTTGAATGTAGGTATTTTTAACCTATTACCACTTCCAGTATTAGATGGTGGACAGGTTGTGATTACAGTACTAGAATGGATAACAAGACGTCATTTTAATGAAAAATTAAAGACTGCCATTATGATTATTTGTTGGCTACTGTTAATCAGTGTTATGATATTTGCGACATGGAACGATATTTCCAAGTTATTTATAAAGTAG
- the frr gene encoding ribosome recycling factor, protein MAYAIVDSSAVKMDKVIDHLQSELNTVRTGAANVKMLDRVEVDYYGSPTPLNQIAALSVSEGRTLVIKPYDPSSLKAIEHACNEADLGIAPSNDGTVIRLTVPQLTGETRKEMTKKVDKMGEECKIQIRNIRRDAMSVVKKDKTMDEDIQKDCENEIQKLTDKYVKKIDDLASAKSAEVLKV, encoded by the coding sequence ATGGCATACGCAATCGTTGATTCCAGCGCAGTAAAGATGGATAAAGTTATCGATCATCTACAATCAGAATTAAATACAGTACGTACAGGTGCAGCTAACGTTAAGATGTTAGACCGTGTTGAAGTGGACTACTATGGTTCCCCAACACCACTCAACCAGATTGCGGCTTTATCCGTTTCTGAAGGTCGTACTCTTGTAATTAAGCCTTATGACCCAAGTAGCTTAAAGGCTATTGAACATGCTTGTAATGAAGCTGACTTAGGCATTGCACCATCTAACGATGGAACAGTTATACGTTTAACAGTTCCACAGTTAACAGGTGAAACACGTAAGGAAATGACAAAGAAGGTTGATAAGATGGGCGAAGAATGCAAGATTCAAATCCGTAATATCCGCCGTGATGCAATGTCTGTTGTAAAGAAGGATAAGACAATGGACGAAGACATCCAAAAGGATTGCGAAAATGAAATTCAGAAGCTTACGGATAAGTATGTTAAGAAAATCGATGATTTAGCATCTGCTAAGAGTGCTGAAGTATTAAAGGTTTAA
- the tsf gene encoding translation elongation factor Ts, producing MAITAAQVKELRELTGAGMMDCKKALTECEGDTKKAIDWLREKGIAKAAKKEGRIAAEGLAKTLIEGNKAVVLEVNSETDFVAKNDRFLALLDEAAKAIFNSNAKTVEEALALPTAEGTLNDSFIGAVAVIGEKITLRRFEIVEKSDDELFGSYTHQGGRIVAVTVVKGTADAQVAKNMAMQVASMNPTYVSRNEMPQDVVAHEREVQEGIMANDPSLANKPEKVKAGIIEGRVSKSLQDMCLVDQEYFLDTNLKCGQYLKENNAEVVKFVKYIVGEGIEKKQDDFAAEVAAMAK from the coding sequence ATGGCAATCACAGCTGCTCAAGTAAAAGAATTGCGTGAATTAACAGGCGCAGGAATGATGGACTGTAAGAAGGCTCTTACAGAATGTGAAGGCGATACAAAGAAGGCTATTGACTGGCTTCGTGAAAAGGGTATTGCTAAGGCTGCTAAGAAGGAAGGCAGAATTGCTGCTGAAGGCTTAGCTAAGACCTTAATTGAAGGTAACAAGGCTGTTGTATTAGAAGTTAACTCTGAAACAGACTTCGTTGCTAAGAATGATCGTTTCTTAGCTCTCTTAGATGAAGCTGCTAAGGCAATTTTCAACTCTAACGCTAAGACTGTTGAAGAAGCGTTAGCTCTTCCTACAGCAGAAGGCACATTGAATGATTCATTCATTGGTGCAGTTGCTGTTATCGGTGAAAAGATTACATTGAGAAGATTTGAAATCGTTGAAAAGAGCGATGATGAATTATTCGGTTCTTATACACACCAGGGTGGACGTATTGTTGCTGTTACAGTTGTTAAGGGTACAGCAGATGCTCAAGTTGCTAAGAATATGGCAATGCAAGTTGCTTCTATGAACCCAACATATGTATCACGTAATGAAATGCCACAGGATGTAGTAGCTCATGAACGCGAAGTTCAAGAAGGAATTATGGCAAATGATCCAAGCCTTGCAAACAAGCCTGAAAAAGTTAAGGCTGGAATCATTGAAGGTCGTGTATCTAAGTCATTACAAGATATGTGTTTAGTTGACCAGGAATACTTCTTAGACACAAACCTCAAGTGCGGTCAGTATTTAAAGGAAAATAATGCTGAAGTTGTTAAATTCGTTAAGTACATCGTAGGTGAAGGTATTGAAAAGAAGCAGGATGACTTTGCTGCCGAAGTAGCAGCAATGGCTAAGTAA
- a CDS encoding isoprenyl transferase yields MNICKHLAIIMDGNGRWAKAQGKPRTAGHLVGSDNVRTIAIAADEMGIKYLTLYAFSTENWKRTADEVNYIMKLPAFFFKKYMQEFLDRGFRMRIIGELDMLPKATQKVLRDAEEESKDNHGLSLNICMNYGSRREILLAAKKYAQDVVDGKATLDIEEEDFDQYMMTKDFPPVDLLIRTSGEQRISNYLLWQIAYAELEFVPESWPEFTPEVLKRCLDEYQNRDRRFGGVKNV; encoded by the coding sequence ATGAATATATGTAAACACTTAGCGATTATCATGGATGGCAATGGCAGATGGGCCAAGGCACAGGGAAAACCTCGTACGGCAGGACATCTTGTTGGAAGTGATAATGTTCGTACCATCGCAATTGCGGCAGATGAGATGGGAATTAAATATCTTACACTCTATGCTTTCTCGACTGAGAACTGGAAGCGAACAGCTGATGAAGTAAACTACATTATGAAATTACCAGCATTTTTCTTTAAGAAGTATATGCAGGAGTTCTTAGATAGAGGCTTCCGTATGCGTATTATTGGAGAATTGGATATGTTGCCAAAGGCAACACAAAAGGTATTACGTGATGCGGAGGAAGAATCAAAAGATAATCATGGCTTATCACTCAATATCTGCATGAACTATGGCTCTAGACGAGAAATCTTACTTGCGGCTAAAAAGTATGCGCAGGATGTTGTGGATGGAAAAGCTACACTGGATATTGAAGAGGAAGACTTTGATCAATATATGATGACCAAAGATTTCCCGCCAGTCGATCTTTTAATCCGTACTAGTGGTGAACAACGTATTTCAAACTATTTATTATGGCAGATTGCGTATGCGGAGTTAGAATTTGTGCCAGAGTCATGGCCAGAGTTTACACCAGAAGTATTAAAGCGCTGTCTAGATGAATATCAAAATCGTGATCGACGATTTGGAGGGGTTAAGAATGTCTAA
- the pyrH gene encoding UMP kinase: MYKRVLLKLSGEALAGNEKNFDPSILQNLALEIKEAQKLGIQIAIVVGGGNFIRGKVVEGLGIDRVQGDNMGMLATVINALAIQSSLEGIGVDTRVMTSIEMSKVAEPFIQRRAVRHLEKGRVVIFGGGTGSPYFSTDTTAALRASEIKAEVILMAKNSVDGVYSADPKKDPKAKKYTHLTYMDLLNKGLQVMDSTATSMCMDNDMELMVFNMNEKDNIVKAMKGEKIGTIINKEEK, translated from the coding sequence ATGTATAAACGAGTTCTGTTGAAACTAAGCGGAGAAGCTTTAGCAGGGAATGAAAAGAACTTTGATCCAAGCATTTTACAAAATCTTGCCTTGGAAATCAAAGAAGCACAGAAATTAGGAATTCAAATTGCTATCGTTGTTGGTGGAGGTAACTTCATCCGCGGAAAAGTAGTTGAAGGGTTAGGAATTGATCGCGTACAAGGCGATAATATGGGCATGTTAGCAACTGTTATCAATGCTCTAGCAATACAATCATCCCTTGAAGGTATCGGTGTTGATACCAGAGTGATGACAAGTATCGAAATGTCTAAAGTTGCGGAACCATTTATTCAGCGTAGAGCGGTTCGTCACTTGGAAAAGGGAAGAGTTGTTATTTTCGGTGGAGGAACTGGTAGTCCATACTTCTCAACCGATACAACCGCAGCTTTAAGAGCCAGTGAGATTAAAGCGGAAGTTATCTTAATGGCAAAGAATAGTGTGGATGGCGTATATAGTGCAGATCCTAAGAAGGATCCAAAGGCGAAGAAGTATACACATCTAACATATATGGACCTTCTAAATAAGGGACTACAAGTCATGGATTCCACTGCCACAAGCATGTGCATGGATAATGACATGGAGCTCATGGTATTTAACATGAATGAAAAAGACAATATCGTCAAAGCAATGAAGGGCGAAAAGATTGGAACAATCATTAATAAGGAGGAGAAGTAA
- the galE gene encoding UDP-glucose 4-epimerase GalE, producing MKTILVTGGTGFIGSNTCVSLMNAGYDVVVLDNLYNSKEVVLDRIEKLTGKKPKFYKTDVLDRKGLDRVFAENHIDAVIHFAGYKAVGESVEIPLTYYENNITGSLNLYMAMKEVGCKTLVFSSSATVYGSPESCPIREDFPVSTTNPYGSTKLMNETILQDLSKSDPEWSIMLLRYFNPIGAHPSGLLGEVPNGIPNNLVPYIARVAIGTSEKVRVFGNDYDTVDGTGVRDYIHVCDLADGHIAAVKYALEHKGVEKVNLGTGNGYSVLQVVKAYSKACGRDLPYEILPRRAGDVAECYADPTKALELLGWKAQYNIDQMCKDSWNFTQMNPNGIE from the coding sequence ATGAAAACAATTCTTGTGACAGGAGGTACTGGCTTTATTGGCTCAAATACTTGCGTATCTTTAATGAATGCAGGGTATGACGTAGTTGTATTAGACAATCTTTATAACTCCAAAGAAGTTGTATTAGACCGTATTGAAAAATTAACAGGTAAAAAGCCAAAGTTCTACAAGACAGATGTCTTAGACCGCAAGGGATTAGATCGGGTTTTTGCTGAGAATCATATTGATGCAGTAATTCACTTTGCTGGCTATAAGGCAGTTGGTGAATCTGTAGAAATTCCACTCACATATTATGAAAATAATATTACTGGCTCTTTAAACCTATATATGGCGATGAAGGAAGTTGGATGTAAGACACTTGTATTCTCATCTAGTGCAACTGTTTATGGTTCTCCAGAGTCTTGTCCAATTCGAGAAGACTTCCCAGTATCCACGACAAATCCTTATGGTTCTACAAAGCTAATGAATGAGACGATCTTACAGGATTTAAGTAAGTCAGATCCAGAGTGGTCTATCATGTTATTGCGTTACTTCAACCCAATCGGTGCACACCCAAGTGGATTATTGGGAGAGGTTCCAAATGGTATTCCTAATAACTTAGTACCTTATATTGCTCGTGTTGCGATTGGTACTAGTGAGAAGGTACGTGTATTTGGAAATGACTATGATACAGTTGACGGAACAGGTGTTCGTGACTATATCCATGTATGTGATTTAGCAGATGGTCATATCGCAGCTGTTAAATATGCTTTAGAGCATAAGGGTGTTGAAAAGGTAAACCTTGGTACAGGTAATGGATATAGTGTATTACAGGTTGTTAAAGCATATAGCAAGGCATGTGGTAGAGACTTACCATATGAAATCTTGCCACGTAGAGCAGGAGATGTTGCGGAATGCTATGCTGATCCAACAAAGGCATTAGAATTATTAGGTTGGAAGGCACAGTACAACATTGACCAAATGTGCAAGGATTCATGGAATTTCACCCAAATGAATCCAAATGGAATCGAGTAG
- a CDS encoding NlpC/P60 family protein gives MMKNTIKKQMGMIVTGALSAVLVAGSVSITHVKAEETANPFTSNALPVITVDAQEEDPYTAIKNEVIKQRALLGGYDLNYISLEKSVADITGFDRNATGIQTVTVKVNLASTGDKEVEKRLGYSFVQKVVVKLTQDSAPVVQLKSDAVTVNNGDTFNASSYISYINDDSGILPVLSVSGEVDMDKDGEYPVTYTVSDTAGHTASAVLTVTVKTPVEVAAAKQAEAETKAAEISAQLEAVKALTDPTTSTTADAATTATTNSLETQLTELQKEIDSIKEIGNNANAAVGNNETIDVPTTPAATETPAATPAPETPVATPEPTPAAPAVAETPAATPTPVPTPTKTMYPNVRLNVRTAPSTSSSIITTLNVNDPVYCTDTVSNGWQEIVINGQVGWVYAQYIQSEQYVAPTPQYGQYGAYTDAINLALSFVGNTPYVWGGASPSGFDCSGLVKYCYGIPQRTTYTQQTLGTHRYDVWNAPAGALYFWGSESAPYHVAISLGGGQTVQAMNENDGIQVIGITYFMPSYYVIIGQ, from the coding sequence ATGATGAAAAATACTATCAAAAAACAAATGGGAATGATTGTGACTGGTGCATTATCTGCAGTATTAGTTGCAGGTTCTGTATCAATAACACATGTAAAGGCAGAAGAAACTGCCAATCCGTTCACAAGTAATGCGCTACCAGTTATTACTGTAGATGCACAAGAGGAAGATCCTTATACAGCGATCAAGAACGAAGTTATCAAGCAACGTGCTTTACTCGGTGGATATGATTTAAACTATATCTCACTTGAAAAGAGTGTAGCTGATATTACTGGCTTTGATCGAAACGCAACAGGTATTCAAACTGTTACAGTGAAAGTCAACCTAGCAAGTACAGGGGATAAGGAGGTTGAAAAGAGGCTTGGATATTCCTTTGTACAGAAGGTTGTTGTTAAACTGACACAAGACAGTGCACCTGTAGTACAACTTAAGAGTGATGCCGTTACAGTAAATAATGGTGATACATTCAACGCTTCTAGTTATATTTCCTATATTAATGATGATTCTGGTATCCTACCTGTATTATCAGTAAGTGGCGAAGTAGATATGGATAAAGATGGCGAGTATCCAGTAACTTATACAGTTTCTGATACAGCTGGTCATACTGCATCTGCAGTCTTAACAGTAACTGTTAAGACTCCTGTCGAAGTTGCGGCAGCGAAACAAGCTGAAGCAGAAACAAAGGCAGCCGAAATTTCAGCACAGCTTGAGGCGGTGAAGGCATTAACGGATCCAACAACAAGTACAACAGCTGACGCAGCTACAACTGCTACTACAAATAGTTTGGAAACACAGTTAACTGAGCTTCAGAAGGAAATTGATTCCATTAAGGAAATTGGTAATAACGCAAACGCTGCAGTAGGCAACAACGAGACAATTGATGTTCCTACAACTCCAGCAGCTACAGAAACTCCGGCAGCTACACCAGCTCCTGAAACACCTGTCGCTACACCAGAGCCTACACCTGCAGCACCAGCTGTAGCAGAGACTCCAGCAGCTACACCAACACCAGTTCCTACACCAACAAAGACAATGTACCCAAATGTACGTCTCAATGTTCGTACAGCTCCAAGTACATCTAGTTCTATTATTACTACATTAAATGTAAATGATCCTGTTTACTGTACAGATACAGTTTCCAACGGATGGCAAGAAATCGTAATCAACGGACAAGTTGGTTGGGTATATGCACAATATATTCAAAGCGAACAGTACGTAGCCCCAACTCCACAATATGGACAGTACGGTGCATACACTGACGCAATCAACCTTGCGTTATCATTCGTAGGTAACACACCATATGTATGGGGTGGCGCATCTCCATCTGGATTCGACTGCTCAGGTCTTGTTAAGTACTGCTACGGTATTCCACAGAGAACTACATATACACAGCAAACATTAGGAACACACCGCTATGACGTATGGAATGCTCCAGCAGGTGCACTATACTTCTGGGGTTCTGAATCTGCACCTTACCATGTAGCTATCTCTCTTGGTGGAGGTCAGACAGTACAGGCGATGAATGAAAATGATGGTATTCAGGTAATTGGTATCACATACTTCATGCCTTCCTACTATGTAATTATCGGACAATAA
- a CDS encoding PTS sugar transporter subunit IIA produces MIGLIITGNGKFPEGVSSAVEILSGKLEDYTTVSFLLEETVDQFINRLRTAIESMKQSGNILIMADVQDSTTYREACTLAKEYAAECNIDVVAGLNIGMVLQASMARSYIHNVNDLAALAVEAGHSQIVDFDEKHPDEDIA; encoded by the coding sequence ATGATTGGACTGATCATTACTGGCAATGGTAAATTTCCAGAAGGCGTAAGTAGTGCAGTTGAAATTCTTTCTGGAAAGTTAGAAGACTATACTACCGTATCTTTTCTATTAGAAGAAACTGTTGATCAATTCATTAATAGATTACGTACTGCAATTGAATCCATGAAACAAAGTGGCAATATCCTCATCATGGCAGATGTACAGGATAGTACAACCTATCGTGAAGCGTGCACACTTGCCAAAGAGTATGCGGCAGAATGTAATATCGATGTGGTTGCTGGTTTGAATATCGGAATGGTTCTGCAAGCAAGTATGGCTAGAAGTTATATCCATAACGTCAATGACTTAGCCGCTTTAGCAGTAGAGGCAGGGCATAGTCAAATCGTAGACTTCGATGAAAAACATCCGGATGAAGATATCGCATAA
- a CDS encoding C40 family peptidase, which produces MVKNKLSKKLGRVGAGLLSALLIAGTYSIKTVYADDNKATTVEKENTLPVIEVSQQDLNPLDTIKSLVIQERAAFDGTYDLTNISIEKSVADIEGFNRSVTGIQTVTVKVTLASTGDIEAQKTLGYSFIQKAVVNVVNSTAPVIRLKNSSVVVNNGDTFNASSYISYINDDSGILPVLTVEGTVDMNTDGDYPVTYTVVDTAGNKSTATMTVSVRTPQEVVDARIAAEEQRQREEAERAAAEEAARAQQATNTARAATSTFDPSKYDSSLYAGGIAAALSLVGTPYQWGGTTPAGFDCSGLVQYCYGLSARTTYAQQALGTHQYDVWNAPAGALYFYGSDSAPYHVGIALGNGTMVHAATYGTGVTVQDISGYLPSYYVVPGQ; this is translated from the coding sequence ATGGTAAAAAATAAATTGAGCAAAAAACTCGGTAGAGTTGGTGCTGGATTATTATCCGCATTACTCATTGCCGGTACATATTCAATAAAAACAGTATACGCTGATGACAACAAAGCTACTACAGTTGAAAAGGAAAACACATTACCAGTCATTGAGGTAAGTCAGCAGGATTTAAATCCTCTGGATACAATTAAGAGTTTGGTAATTCAAGAGAGAGCTGCTTTTGATGGAACATACGATCTTACAAATATCTCAATTGAGAAGAGTGTTGCGGATATTGAAGGATTCAATCGTTCTGTAACAGGTATCCAAACAGTTACTGTCAAGGTTACACTTGCAAGTACTGGTGATATCGAAGCACAAAAGACTTTAGGTTATTCCTTTATTCAGAAAGCTGTTGTAAATGTTGTCAATAGTACAGCCCCTGTCATCAGGTTGAAGAATTCATCTGTTGTGGTAAACAATGGTGATACATTCAACGCATCTAGTTATATTTCTTATATCAATGATGATTCAGGTATTCTTCCTGTATTAACCGTGGAGGGTACTGTAGATATGAACACGGATGGTGATTATCCAGTTACATATACAGTCGTTGATACTGCTGGTAATAAGTCTACAGCAACTATGACAGTATCTGTTCGTACTCCTCAGGAAGTTGTTGACGCAAGAATTGCGGCAGAAGAACAACGTCAAAGAGAAGAAGCTGAAAGAGCGGCTGCTGAAGAGGCTGCTAGAGCTCAACAAGCTACAAACACTGCTAGAGCTGCTACATCTACATTTGACCCATCTAAGTATGATTCAAGTTTATATGCTGGTGGTATCGCTGCTGCGTTATCTCTTGTTGGTACTCCATATCAATGGGGTGGTACAACTCCAGCAGGATTTGACTGCTCTGGTTTAGTTCAATATTGTTATGGTTTAAGTGCTCGTACAACATATGCACAACAAGCACTTGGAACTCACCAGTATGATGTATGGAACGCTCCAGCTGGTGCACTATACTTCTATGGTTCTGATTCAGCTCCATACCATGTAGGTATCGCACTTGGTAATGGTACAATGGTTCACGCAGCTACATATGGTACTGGTGTAACAGTTCAGGATATCTCTGGTTACTTACCTTCCTATTATGTAGTGCCAGGACAATAA
- a CDS encoding 1-deoxy-D-xylulose-5-phosphate reductoisomerase, with translation MKRLMLLGASGSIGTQTIDVVLQHPDAFALVGISVGHRIDILKEILVKISVSHVCVCEEKDMKELAHQYPDIHFYFGDEGLLTLSKMSEYDLLVNALVGFVGFLPTLTAIQTGHNIALANKETLVVGGELIEKAIKEYGVSLYPIDSEHSAIFQALQGNEHKEIKRLLITASGGSFRNRTREELKDVTVEQALAHPNWAMGAKITIDSADMMNKGFEVIEAHYLFDIDYDHIDVVMHPESVIHSMVEYIDHSVMAQLGAPDMRLPIQYALTWPHRYPLDLEKPLDLTEVATLHFAKPDLERFPLLALAYEAGKKGGNLPAVMNAANEVANAAFRKKQISFLEIEDIVINAVHTVAYQTVNTVQDLIDADCWGRDFAHQQIQGVNQ, from the coding sequence ATGAAGCGTTTGATGTTATTGGGCGCCAGTGGGTCCATTGGTACACAAACAATTGATGTTGTCTTACAACATCCTGATGCGTTTGCACTCGTTGGAATAAGTGTTGGACATCGTATCGATATCTTAAAAGAAATTCTAGTGAAGATTTCTGTATCACATGTATGTGTATGTGAAGAAAAGGATATGAAGGAGCTAGCTCATCAATATCCGGATATTCATTTCTACTTTGGAGATGAAGGGTTGCTTACACTTTCCAAAATGAGCGAATATGATCTCTTAGTGAATGCACTCGTTGGCTTTGTTGGTTTTTTGCCGACGCTGACTGCGATTCAAACAGGTCATAATATTGCTCTTGCCAATAAGGAAACACTGGTTGTTGGTGGAGAGTTAATCGAAAAGGCAATCAAGGAGTATGGTGTATCACTATATCCAATCGATAGTGAACACTCTGCCATTTTCCAAGCATTACAAGGGAATGAACATAAAGAAATTAAGCGACTTTTAATTACGGCTTCAGGTGGTTCTTTCCGCAATCGTACAAGAGAAGAGTTAAAGGACGTTACTGTAGAACAGGCACTTGCACATCCTAACTGGGCGATGGGCGCTAAGATTACAATCGATAGTGCTGATATGATGAACAAGGGTTTTGAAGTCATTGAAGCGCATTATTTATTTGATATTGATTATGACCATATTGATGTGGTGATGCATCCAGAGTCAGTGATTCATTCCATGGTAGAATATATTGACCATAGTGTAATGGCTCAACTTGGTGCACCTGATATGCGTTTGCCAATTCAGTATGCTTTAACGTGGCCTCATCGTTATCCTCTTGATTTAGAGAAGCCATTAGACTTAACTGAAGTTGCAACCTTGCATTTCGCAAAGCCTGACCTCGAAAGATTTCCATTACTTGCACTAGCGTATGAAGCTGGTAAAAAGGGAGGCAATCTTCCGGCTGTCATGAATGCCGCAAATGAAGTTGCAAATGCTGCATTTAGAAAGAAACAGATTTCGTTTTTAGAAATTGAAGACATCGTTATAAACGCAGTGCATACTGTAGCTTATCAAACAGTAAATACAGTACAAGATTTAATTGATGCGGATTGTTGGGGAAGAGACTTCGCACATCAACAAATACAAGGAGTGAACCAATGA